A genomic stretch from Deinococcus radiotolerans includes:
- a CDS encoding tyrosine-type recombinase/integrase translates to MGKRANGEGTISARRKDGKVVGWKGSVVIGYDGDRMERRWVSGKTKADVQQKMAQLRTELHTGMLADSEGATVAQFIDRWLDAKERDGVKPNTLRSYRDTDRLYIRPHIGRMKLDKLRPLDVERVLNALRKEGKSAQVLAYTLRVLKMALRQAVRWQMLPRNVADAITPPKATRQEMQVWTPEQVAKFLDAAQGHRMHAAFYLGLMTGMRRGELLGLQWDDVDWERSRLTVRHNLVEIRTEAQGRVIPAHKSRKTGEQVQERRTISRVTAQLDTPKTAGSRRTIILSAGTLAVLQAHRERQQAEQERAQDAWAGSERGGFVFASEIGTHIDPRNLNRYHRELIAASGVPTIRFHDMRHTAASLMIRRGIPPKTVSERLGHADVGFTLRTYTHLYDEQREEAAFDLSDFFPRFNASTN, encoded by the coding sequence ATGGGTAAGCGAGCCAACGGGGAAGGCACCATCAGTGCCCGGCGCAAGGACGGCAAGGTGGTGGGCTGGAAGGGCAGTGTCGTGATCGGATACGACGGCGACCGCATGGAGCGCCGCTGGGTCAGCGGCAAGACGAAAGCGGACGTGCAGCAGAAGATGGCGCAACTGCGTACCGAACTCCACACCGGCATGCTGGCCGACTCGGAAGGGGCAACGGTGGCCCAGTTCATCGACCGATGGCTGGACGCGAAGGAACGTGACGGGGTGAAGCCGAACACCCTGCGGTCCTATCGGGACACCGACCGCCTGTACATCCGCCCCCATATCGGGCGCATGAAGCTGGACAAGTTGCGCCCCCTGGACGTCGAGCGGGTACTGAACGCCCTGCGCAAAGAAGGGAAGTCGGCGCAGGTGCTTGCGTACACCCTGCGCGTGCTCAAGATGGCCCTACGGCAGGCGGTGCGCTGGCAGATGCTCCCGCGCAACGTCGCGGACGCGATCACCCCGCCGAAGGCCACACGGCAGGAAATGCAGGTGTGGACCCCGGAACAGGTCGCCAAGTTCCTCGATGCCGCCCAGGGGCACCGCATGCACGCCGCGTTCTACCTGGGGCTGATGACGGGCATGCGGCGCGGCGAACTGTTGGGCCTGCAGTGGGATGACGTCGACTGGGAACGCTCGCGCCTCACCGTCCGCCACAACCTCGTCGAGATCCGCACCGAAGCGCAGGGGCGCGTCATCCCGGCCCACAAGAGCCGCAAGACCGGCGAGCAGGTGCAGGAACGCCGCACGATCAGCCGGGTCACGGCTCAGCTGGACACGCCCAAGACGGCCGGATCACGCCGCACCATCATCCTGTCTGCGGGCACCCTGGCCGTCCTGCAGGCGCACCGGGAACGTCAGCAGGCAGAGCAGGAGCGGGCGCAGGACGCATGGGCGGGCAGTGAACGCGGGGGCTTCGTGTTCGCGTCGGAGATCGGAACGCACATTGACCCGCGCAACCTGAACCGGTACCACCGGGAACTTATCGCCGCGTCGGGGGTGCCCACCATCCGCTTCCACGACATGAGGCACACCGCCGCGTCCCTGATGATCCGGCGCGGCATCCCACCCAAGACCGTCAGTGAACGGCTGGGGCATGCGGACGTGGGCTTCACCCTGCGCACCTACACCCACCTGTACGACGAGCAGCGCGAAGAGGCGGCCTTCGACTTGTCCGACTTCTTTCCTCGATTCAACGCGTCTACTAACTAG
- a CDS encoding tyrosine-type recombinase/integrase, with the protein MFTSRAGMPWHLDNLRHPMGKLCAAAGVPALSPHKLRHSYALALLMAARGVPVEVLSSQLGHNSASVTRDVYRHVYNVEREGLTFDPVTPAPREPQRVTVKARRLKARAGQVEPTPDPPSAVQEVRAVKQRGKA; encoded by the coding sequence GTGTTCACGTCAAGGGCGGGCATGCCCTGGCACCTGGACAACCTCAGGCACCCTATGGGCAAGCTGTGCGCGGCTGCAGGGGTCCCGGCCCTCTCGCCGCATAAGCTCCGGCACTCCTACGCCTTGGCCTTGCTCATGGCCGCGCGGGGTGTTCCCGTCGAGGTGCTCAGCTCGCAACTGGGGCACAACAGCGCGAGCGTTACGCGGGACGTGTACCGGCATGTGTATAACGTCGAGCGCGAGGGCCTCACGTTTGACCCGGTCACCCCAGCCCCCCGAGAGCCGCAACGGGTGACGGTGAAGGCTCGACGGCTCAAGGCGCGGGCCGGTCAAGTCGAGCCGACCCCGGACCCCCCCAGCGCGGTCCAGGAAGTGCGGGCGGTGAAGCAACGTGGGAAAGCGTGA
- a CDS encoding tyrosine-type recombinase/integrase, translating into MMVTTNEGDRRHFSSTARNLTAARAEVREARKFKEYGDLPPRELLTGEQLISEYVDARERAGGIKQRTAFDYRYSLRHYLAPTLGKLKAQKVNAQRLRDFYAGLGEGPTGERTRGKVHALLRAAYRWGICEGLVEADPTVRGRPERMTTRGPARPKAFTPDEAVKFYEAARVDRWGWPLAFMPATGMRPGEALALPWDDVTFRPDGSAVVSAEHTRGAMAGQVYETPKTAAGARTVTGSAVQVLRDS; encoded by the coding sequence GTGATGGTCACCACAAACGAGGGTGATCGGCGGCACTTCAGTAGCACTGCCCGGAACCTCACGGCGGCCCGCGCAGAGGTACGCGAGGCCCGGAAGTTCAAGGAATACGGTGACCTACCCCCGCGCGAGCTGCTGACCGGCGAGCAGCTCATTTCCGAGTATGTGGACGCCCGCGAGCGTGCCGGGGGAATCAAGCAGCGCACCGCGTTTGACTACCGGTACTCACTGCGGCATTACCTGGCGCCCACCCTGGGCAAACTCAAGGCCCAAAAAGTGAACGCCCAGCGGCTCAGGGACTTCTACGCGGGGCTGGGCGAGGGACCCACTGGTGAGCGTACGCGCGGCAAGGTGCACGCTCTTCTACGGGCCGCGTACCGCTGGGGCATCTGTGAGGGACTTGTAGAGGCTGACCCCACGGTGAGGGGCCGCCCTGAGCGTATGACCACGCGCGGCCCAGCTCGCCCTAAGGCGTTCACACCGGATGAGGCGGTGAAGTTCTATGAAGCGGCCCGCGTTGACCGGTGGGGGTGGCCCCTGGCGTTCATGCCGGCAACCGGCATGCGACCCGGTGAGGCCCTCGCACTCCCCTGGGATGACGTGACGTTCAGGCCGGACGGTTCAGCGGTGGTGAGTGCGGAACACACGCGCGGCGCCATGGCAGGGCAGGTGTATGAAACCCCCAAGACGGCAGCGGGGGCGCGCACGGTGACGGGCAGCGCTGTGCAGGTGCTTAGGGACTCTTAG
- a CDS encoding helix-turn-helix domain-containing protein has translation MNESVLNAVRIEVERRGLTHQQLADQLDMPRSQVSRMLTGKSGRIPDGWVALLQALGLELVAKKAGRRNG, from the coding sequence ATGAACGAAAGCGTGTTGAATGCCGTCAGGATCGAGGTGGAGCGCCGGGGATTGACTCACCAGCAGCTTGCCGACCAGCTGGACATGCCCCGTTCACAGGTGAGCCGGATGCTCACCGGGAAGTCGGGGCGGATTCCTGACGGGTGGGTGGCGCTCCTGCAGGCGCTCGGGCTGGAACTCGTGGCGAAGAAGGCGGGGCGGCGCAATGGGTAA
- the ffh gene encoding signal recognition particle protein encodes MFESLGNKLQDILDRVGKERQLTEAQVKAAMREIRMALLEADVNFGVAKDFVAKVSEKAVGQSVEGSLTAGQTVVKLVHDELIETLGGKTIQPELKTEGNVWFMVGLQGAGKTTSTGKLAAHYKSKGRRVLLVAADTQRPAARDQLEVLAKQVGVPVLKVADGESPAETKRRVDEHLKTDFRDLVIVDTAGRLQIDEALMDQLADLQRVMQPTESLLVVDAMTGQEALNVAQTFDQRVNVTGLIITKMDGDARGGAALSARSVTGKPIYFAGTSEKIAGLDAFHPDRVAGRILGMGDVLGLIERAQQADLKAMEVKKPGDFDLEDLLLQLRQIRKMGPLGDLLKLIPGMSRALPEGFNIDEAQLQRIDAMISSMTVKERRNPKIIDGRRRKRIAAGSGHSVQDINKLLKMHEQMKDMMKMLQRMSGPGAKGMKPPRMPNVPPSLKR; translated from the coding sequence ATGTTTGAGTCCCTGGGCAACAAGTTGCAGGACATCCTGGACCGAGTGGGTAAGGAACGCCAGCTGACCGAGGCGCAGGTCAAGGCCGCGATGCGCGAGATCCGCATGGCGCTGCTGGAAGCCGACGTGAACTTCGGCGTCGCGAAGGACTTCGTGGCGAAGGTCAGCGAGAAAGCTGTCGGGCAGTCGGTCGAGGGCAGCCTGACCGCCGGGCAGACCGTCGTGAAACTCGTGCATGACGAGCTGATCGAGACGCTGGGCGGCAAGACCATCCAGCCGGAACTGAAGACCGAGGGCAACGTCTGGTTCATGGTGGGCCTCCAGGGGGCCGGGAAGACGACCAGCACCGGCAAGCTCGCCGCGCATTACAAGAGCAAGGGCCGCCGCGTGCTGCTCGTCGCGGCTGACACGCAGCGCCCCGCCGCGCGCGACCAGCTGGAAGTCCTCGCGAAGCAGGTGGGTGTGCCGGTCCTGAAGGTCGCGGATGGCGAGAGTCCCGCCGAGACGAAACGCCGCGTGGACGAGCATCTGAAGACCGACTTCCGTGACCTCGTGATCGTGGACACCGCCGGCCGCCTCCAGATCGACGAGGCGCTGATGGACCAGCTGGCCGACCTCCAGCGCGTCATGCAGCCCACCGAGAGCCTGCTCGTCGTGGACGCCATGACCGGGCAGGAGGCGCTGAACGTCGCGCAGACCTTCGACCAGCGCGTGAACGTCACGGGCCTGATCATCACGAAGATGGACGGCGACGCGCGCGGCGGCGCGGCCCTCAGCGCGCGCAGCGTGACCGGCAAACCCATCTACTTCGCGGGCACCAGCGAGAAGATCGCCGGACTGGACGCCTTCCACCCAGACCGGGTCGCGGGACGCATCCTCGGCATGGGCGACGTGCTCGGCCTGATCGAACGTGCGCAGCAGGCCGACCTGAAAGCCATGGAGGTCAAGAAGCCCGGCGATTTCGACTTGGAAGACCTGCTGCTTCAACTGCGGCAGATCCGCAAGATGGGCCCGCTGGGCGACCTGCTGAAGCTCATTCCCGGCATGAGCCGCGCGCTGCCCGAGGGCTTCAACATCGACGAGGCCCAGCTTCAGCGGATCGACGCGATGATCAGCTCCATGACCGTCAAGGAACGCCGCAACCCGAAGATCATCGACGGGCGCCGCCGCAAACGCATTGCGGCGGGTAGCGGCCACAGCGTGCAGGACATCAACAAGCTCCTGAAGATGCACGAGCAGATGAAGGACATGATGAAGATGCTCCAGCGCATGAGCGGCCCCGGTGCCAAGGGCATGAAGCCACCCCGCATGCCCAACGTCCCCCCCAGCCTCAAGCGCTGA
- a CDS encoding nucleoside triphosphate pyrophosphohydrolase yields the protein MTGKLVRDRIPELFGGQIRTLTEGEYRAALRAKLEEEVAEYLNAGEAEELADVLEVLRALAALHGLSPEELEALRRAKADARGGFAGRVWWTPT from the coding sequence ATGACTGGCAAACTCGTCCGTGACCGCATCCCGGAACTGTTTGGCGGGCAGATCCGCACGCTGACGGAGGGGGAGTACCGCGCCGCGCTGCGTGCCAAGCTGGAGGAGGAGGTCGCGGAGTACCTCAACGCCGGCGAGGCCGAGGAACTGGCAGACGTGCTGGAAGTCCTGCGGGCCCTGGCGGCCCTGCATGGCCTGAGCCCGGAGGAGCTGGAGGCGCTGCGCCGCGCTAAGGCGGACGCGCGGGGCGGCTTCGCGGGCCGGGTGTGGTGGACGCCAACCTAA
- a CDS encoding helix-turn-helix domain-containing protein, giving the protein MDSNLSKPAYSIAELPDLLGIGHTSAYALVRSGQIPSVRVGRRHVIPAASIRAFLSRASGQNG; this is encoded by the coding sequence ATGGATAGTAACCTCTCGAAACCGGCTTACTCCATCGCGGAGCTGCCCGACCTGCTGGGCATCGGCCACACGTCCGCCTATGCCCTAGTGCGCAGTGGGCAGATTCCCAGCGTTCGCGTCGGGCGTCGGCACGTCATCCCAGCGGCGTCCATCCGGGCATTTCTGAGCCGCGCGAGCGGGCAGAACGGATGA